A segment of the Nostoc sp. TCL26-01 genome:
GGAGGTGAAAGATCAGCATCCTCATGCACTGTTGCTGTATCGGGTAGGAGATTTTTTTGAGACGTTTTTTCAAGATGCGGTGACTGTCGCTAGAGAATTAGAATTAGTCCTGACTAGTAAGCATGGTGGTGAAGTCGGCCGGGTAGCCATGACTGGTGTGCCTCATCATGCTTGGGAACGCTACACTACTCAACTGGTGGAAAAAGGCTACGCTGTGGTAATTTGTGACCAAGTAGAAGACTCTTCTGAAGCGGTGGGTTTGGTACGGCGGGAGGTGACACGGATTCTCACCCCTGGTACTTTGTTGGAAGAAGGAATGCTCAGTTCCAAACGCAATAATTACCTGGCGGCTGTGGTAATTGCCGGGAATCATTGGGGTTTAGCTTATGCAGATATCTCCACTGGGGAATTTCTAACGACGCAAGATAGTGATTTAGAACGGTTGACTCAAGAATTAATGCGGTTGCAACCTTCGGAAGTACTGGTTCCCACCAATGCACCGGATTTGAGGAGTTTATTGCGTCCGGGTGAGACTTCGCCACATTTACCTGAATGTTTACCACCATCATTTTGCTATAGTTTGCGATCGCAAGTCCCCTTTTCCCAAGGCGAGGCTAGAGCTACATTATTGCAGAAATTTAAGGTGCGATCGCTCGAAGGTTTAGGTTGTGATCATCTGCCTTTAGCTGTGCGGGCGGCTGGTGGGTTGTGGGAATATGTCGCAGATACCCAAAAGGAAAATCCAGTTTGTTTGCAAAGACTCCGCACCTATACCATCACCGACTACCTGATTGTTGACAATCAAACCCGGCGTAACCTAGAAATTACGCAAACAGTCCGGGATGGCACTTTTCACGGTTCCCTACTCTGGGCATTAGATAAAACTAGTACGGCAATGGGTAGCCGGGCTTTACGACGCTGGTTATTGCAACCATTACTAGATATTAAAGGGATTAAGTCTAGACAAGACACCATCCAAGAATTAGTAGAAAATACCCCCCTGCGGCAAGATTTACGGCAATTACTCCGACAAATCTACGATTTAGAAAGACTCACAGGCAGAACTGGTTCGGGGACTGCTAATGCTAGAGATTTAGTGGCTTTAGCTGACTCTCTCTCTCGTCTACCAGAATTAGCCCAGTTAGTCGCTGATGCTAATTCCCCTTTCCTCAAGGCTTTGCAAAAAGTACCGCCAATTTTAGAAGAATTGGCACAACAAATCCACACCTACATTGTCGAAGCACCACCCATCCATCTCAAAGAAGGGGGCTTGATTCGTCCTGGTGTCAATCCTCTATTAGATGAGAGAAAAGCCACGGTAGAAGCAGACCACCAATGGATTGCTAATTTAGAAGTAGAAGAAAGAGCAAAAACAGGTATTCCCACGCTAAAAGTGGGATTTAATGAAACCTTTGGTTATTATATCAGCATTTCTCGTACCAAAGCCGACCAAGTACCTGCTAATTACATCCGCAAACAAACCCTGAAAAATGAGGAACGTTACATCACCCCAGAACTGAAGGAACGAGAAGCGCGGATTCTCACAGCACGGGATGATTTACATAAGCTGGAATACGAAATTTTTGTCAAGCTGCGAGAAGAAATAGGTGAACAAGCAGAAGCCATTCGCACCCTTTCCCGTGCTGTCGCCGCCGCCGATGTCCTGTGTGGTTTGGCTGAGTTGGCAGTGCATCAAGGCTATTGTCGTCCACAAATGCTGACAGGGCGAGAGATAGAAATTATTGACGGTCGCCATCCTGTAGTGGAAAAATCTTTACCAGCTGGCTTTTTTGTGCCAAATTCCACACAATTAGGTCAAGAGTCAACTATCAATGGTCAATTGTCAATAGTTAAGAATCCCGACTTGATTATTCTCACAGGCCCTAATGCTAGTGGTAAAAGCTGTTACCTGCGTCAAGTCGGGTTAATTCAGTTAATGGCACAAATTGGTAGTTTTGTGCCGGCTAAATCTGCTAGGTTGGGAGTATGCGATCGCATTTTCACTCGTGTCGGTGCTGTTGATGATTTAGCTACAGGTCAATCTACCTTCATGGTGGAAATGAATGAAACAGCCAATATTCTCAATCATGCCACATCTAGATCCCTAGTTTTGTTAGATGAAATTGGTCGAGGGACGGCTACCTTTGACGGACTTTCGATTGCTTGGGCAGTGGCAGAATACATCGCTACCGACATTCGTTCCCGGACAATTTTTGCTACTCACTATCACGAATTAAACGAACTGGCAGGAATGTTACCTAACGTAGCTAACTATCAAGTGACGGTGAAAGAATTACCCGATAAAATTATCTTTCTCCACCAAGTTCAACCAGGAGGCGCAGATAAATCCTACGGTATTGAAGCAGGTAGATTAGCAGGTTTACCATCTGTCGTGATTCAACGCGCCAAACAAGTCATGGGGCAAATTGAGAAACATAGTAAGATTGCGATCGGTTTGCGTGCAGGTCTGCAAGTTGAAGATGGGAGTAATCATGAAAGCATTTAAAGTCATGGCAACGATTAACGAAGAGGGACAACTAACTTTAGATCATCCGCTTTTAACTGATAAAAATAGCCGAGTAGAAGTCATTGTGCTAATCCCTGAAGAACAAGTTCTGGATGATCAATCTCAAGCAGAAGTTTTAGCAGATTTCCGCCAAGCTTGGCATGAAGCCATGACTGGGCAAACTATCCCGGTGGCTCGACTTTGGGAAGGTCTTGAAGATGGTTGATCTGCCTTTTATTCAAGTTGAAGCTATTGGTATTAATTTATCAAATTTAACTTAATTTAATGGAGGCATAATGTCTGAAATTACTTTAAACTCAGAACAACTTAAAGAAATCTTGAAAAGCGCGATCATTGAATTGATTCGTGATAACCGTGAGGAAGTCTCGGAATTTTTGGCAGAAATTCTTGAAGACATTGCAATGGAACGTGCGATCGCAGAAGGTGAAACAACTGAACTGGTTAACCGCGACTCCATCTTTCAATTGTTGGAGCCAAAATCGTGAAAGTTGAGTTCAGAAAAAGCTTTGAAAAAGACCTTGCTAAGATTCAAGATGAAGACTTGCTTCTGAGAATTAAAACTGTCATAGAACAAGTGGAAACTGCTGAAAGTCTCTTGGAAATCAGCAATATCAAAAAACTTAAAGCAGATGGAAATTACTACCGTATCCGAGTTGGTGACTATCGAATTGGCTTTGCTGAAGACGAAAATATGATTACCTTTGTTCGTGTATTGCATGGCAAGGAAATATATCGATATTTTCCATAGTGAATGAATAATACTAAAAATTGCTAAAACAGGAGTAGAACGGGCGAGAGAAACTGATGAAGCAACAGCAACGACTTGGATAAACCAACAACTTGAAGCCTTGGGGGTAAGACTAACGTGATTATGCAGGCTGAAGCAAAGAAAATCCATACAATCGAAGAGTATCTCGATTTCGAGGTAAATTCAGATATTCGGCATGAGTATATCAATGGAGAAATAATCCCTATGACTGGCGGCACTCCCGAACATAATGAAATTGCCAGTATTCTTAATGCCGCCTTAAGAGTCAGTTTGAAAGGTAAACCCTACAGTATTTTTGTAGCGGATCAACGGCTTTGGATTCCTGAACGCACGCTTTACACTTACCCAGATGTCATGGTTGTCCCCCGTCCACTCGAACGACAACAGGGACGAACTGATACGATTACTAACCCAGTGATGATCGCCGAAGTGCTTTCAAAATCAACCAAAAGCTACGATAGGGATGAAAAATTTTCAGCGTATCGTACCATTCCCACATTTCAAGAATATTTATTAATTGATCAATATACTGCTCATGTTGAGCAATACTCTAAAACAGACTCTCACAAATGGATCTTTACTGAATATGACGATCCAGAATCGTATATTTCACTCTCATCGATTCCCTTTGAAATTCGTTTAGCAGATATCTATGAAAGTGTTGAATTTAAGCCATAGTAGAAATTGCTAAAACAGGAGTAGAACAGGCGATAGAAACTGATGAAGCGACAGCCACAACTTGGATTAACCAGCAACTAAAAGACTTAGAGGTAAACCTGTCATGATTGCTCAACCTGAGACAAAGCACTATACCATTGATGAGTATTTAGAACTAGAAATCGCCTCAGAAACACGCAGCGAATATTGCAATGGAGAAATTGTCCCTATGACGGGTGGAACCCCAGACCATAATGATATTGCCAGCAACCTCGTGGCTATTCTCAAAGCAGCATTGCGGGGAAAGTCTTACCGTGTATTCATCCTGGATCAGCGACTCTGGATTCCCAATGCAAATCTCTATACTTACCCCGATGTAATGGTGCTGCCCAAACCCTTAGAACTTCAAACCGGACGCAAAGATACTGTGGTGAACCCTTGCTTTATCGCCGAGGTACTGTCTAAGTCTACCCAAAACTATGACCGAGGTGAGAAATTTGTTGCCTATCGGACAATTTCCACCTTCCAAGAATATTTGCTAATCGATCAATACCGCATACACGTTGAGCATCATGTTAAAACAGCAGCTCATCAGTGGCTATTTTCAGAATACGATGACCCAACTGTTACCCTTTCTTTGAGTACCTTTGAGTTGCAAATTCAAATTGCCGAACTTTACGAAAATATCGACTTTTCAAACGTTTGAGTGAAATTGCTAAAGCATGAGTAGAACAAGTGATTGAGACTGACGAAGCGATCACCACAACAGCTATCAAGATAAGGATTGATATTGGGTGATAGATAAGAATTTTATGCCAATTACCAATTACCTTACCAATTTAGTTAAAATCAAACCAAGCCCTGATAACAGTTATAATCTATGACTCTCAAAGAATTAAACAATCAGATTCTTTCACTATCCCCAACTGAAAAAGCCTCAGTTATTCAAAGCCTAACTCAAACAATCAATATTGGAGCTAAAGGCATCACTAAAACACCTGGTGTCTGTGGCGGGGAAGCTTGCATTGCCGGAACTCGCATAGCAGTTTGGCTGTTAGTTGAAGCCCGCCGTCTTGGTATTAGTGAAGCTGAACTTTTACAAGACTATTCTCACATTAATGCTGCTGATTTAGTTAATGCGTGGGCTTATGCAAATGGTCATCCAGAAGAAATCGAAGCAGCTATCCACGCCAATCAGGTATCCTAACTGATGGCACGTCTGTACGCAGATGAGCAGTTTCCCCGAAAAGTCAGTGAACTGCTGCGGACAATGGGACACGATGTTTTAACAGTCCAAGAAGCTGGCAATGCAAATCTGGGTATTCCTGATGACAAGGTGTTAGCTTGTGCAGTTAGTGATAATCGAGCTGTAATAACCCTCAATCGTCAAGATTTTATTCGACTACATAGAACGAATCCAGAACATTCAGGTATTATTGTCTGTACAAATGATACTGATAAGTCTCAAATGGCAACTCGAATTAATGAAGCGATCGCTAAAGAAGAACCTTTACTAGGTAAACTAATTCGCGTTGTACGGCCGGCAATTTGAAATTATTAATCTAAGTCAAGCATTATTTTATCTGTAGCCAATCAATCTTCAGAGAGCGATTTTCTGCATACAAGAATTAAAAATAATAATTCATGTTTACTCAATATAAAAATACAGAGTCAAAAAAAGGGATGACTTTCATCATCCCAGAAATTCGATTACAAGCTTAAAATTTTATAGTTGTGGTACGTACTGTTGCTTTTCAGGTACTTGAGTGTACTCAGCAACAATCTGACGGAACTCTTCACCGTCAATTGTTTCTTTTTCGATGAGTAAATCAACTATGCGATCTGTAACAGTGCGATTCTCACGAATCAGTCTCTTAGCTGTCTGGTGACATTCTTCCACAATTCCCCGGACTTGAGCATCGATTCGAGCCGCAATTGATTCGGAATAATCGGATCTGGTCATCCAGTCACGACCTAAGAATACTTCTCCTTGCTGACTTTCCAAGGAAAGAGGGCCTAAATCAGACATCCCGAATCTTGTCACCATCTGACGTGCCATCCCTGTGACTTGTTGTAAGTCTCCACCTGCACCAGTGGTAACTTCCGCCGCCCCAAAAATCACTTCTTCGGCTGCACGTCCACCCAAAGCGCCTGTAATTCTGGCTTTGAGTTGGGAACGGGAAATCAAACCTTGTTCTTCGTTGGGAGTAAACCAAGTCAAACCTTGTGCTTGTCCTCTAGGAATGAGAGTAACTTTCTGCACTGGGTCGTGGTCTTTTAATAGTGTACCAACTAAAGCGTGGCCAACTTCGTGGTAAGCAATTAAGCGCTTGCTCTTGCTATCTACCAGGGGTGTACCTTCCATACCAGCGACAACTCTATCAACCGCATCATCAATTTCACCGAGGGTGATAGCTTCTTTACGTCTTCTGGCAGTGAGAATAGCGGCTTCGTTGAGGAGGTTGGCTAAATCTGCACCGGTGAATCCTGGTGTGCGTCGAGCGATCGCTTCTAAGGATACACTAGGATCTAATTTCTTATTGCGAGAGTGGACTTGCAGAACTTCCAAGCGTCCCTTGATGTCTGGTGCATCAACCGTTACTTGTCTGTCAAAACGTCCGGGACGTAACAAGGCAGCGTCTAATACGTCAGGACGGTTGGTAGCAGCAATAATAATGATGCCTGTGTTACCTTCAAAACCATCCATCTCCGTAAGTAGTTGGTTTAAGGTTTGTTCTCTTTCATCGTTACCGCCGCCAATACCCGCACCCCGTTGTCTACCTACTGCGTCAATTTCATCAATAAAGATGATACAGGGAGCGTTATCTTTGGCTTTTTTAAACAAGTCGCGGACGCGGGATGCACCCACACCGACGAACATTTCCACAAATTCTGAACCAGAGATACTAAAAAATGGTACACCAGCTTCACCAGCGATCGCTTTTGCTAGTAAAGTTTTGCCAGTCCCCGGAGGCCCTACCAACAACACACCTTTAGGAATACGTGCGCCTACAGCCGTAAATCTTTCTGGCTGTTTGAGGAAAGTCACAACTTCTTGTAGTTCTTCTTTCGCTTCTTCTATCCCGGCTACATCGTCAAACTTCACCCCAGTTTTGGCTTCCATCTGGAAACGCGCTCTGGATTTACCAAAATTCATTGCTTGGCCAGGGCCACCGGGAAGATTATTAGAACGACGGAACAAAAAGAACAATCCAGTAATCAATATGATGGGGAACACTAAATTACCCAACAGTCCCCAAATAGCGCCATCATTCCGGACTGGATGAGCATCAAAGCTAACTTTTTGTTCTTTGAGTTTGCTAATTAACTCAGGAGCGTTAACTGGCAAGTCTACCCGCCAACGTTGGACACGATTTTCAATATCTTGATCAACCGCTTCTACAATCGCTGTTCTACCACCTTCATATAAATCGACGTTGGTCACACGACCAGCATCTAAGTATTCTAGAAAGCGACCATAGGTCATGCGAGTGTTTGCAGCATTTTTAGTCATGTCCGCAGGAGCGTTAGCAAACGTCCCTTGCCAGAAGAAAAAGCCAATCACTAAAGCTGGTAATGTCCAGAGTAGTACGACTCTCCAGGAGAATTTCATTTTAATTTGCCTTTTAGATGCCAATTTTACGATTAATCGTTGTTCAACGGATGTTTATAAATCCATTTTGTTTAATTTGATGTCAGATCGCACATCGCCATAAAGCTATGCAGCCTTACGTTAAATCTAAAGTGCTGATAAGAATCTTAATTAAATTTAACTTAATTCTAATACAACATGGCATTAATAGTGGGGAGTAATGAGTAATGAGTGCTGAGTGCTGAGTGCTGAGTGCTGAGTGGGGGAGTGAATAATTTGACCAATGACCAATGACCAATGACCAATGACTATTGACTATTTACTTAACTTCCGTAATCTGTAACGTATAAGGAAGATATTTACCTTTGTTGTAGGAACCAACCCAAATTTGGTAAGTTCCGGCTAGCCATTCTCCACCAATACCGGGATTTTTGCCGTCTAAATCGTCATTGCACCAAGTCCCGCCAGGGCCTTTAACTATGATGGTTGTGTCTTGAGGAGCTTGTACTTGTAGTTTTAAGTATTCAAATTTACTAGTAAGTTTGATGGTGTGGTCTGGTGTTTCATCCACAAAACCATTACAGGGGCCAGTAGGTGTTTCAATTCTGCCAGCAACTTGCTTTCCTTGGATGGAGCCGCCACTCATACCTCTGACTACCAAAGGATCTGGAGAAAATTTTTTGTTGATAGTCACATCTCCAAATATTGGTGGTGCTTCCTGAGCGTTGCCTCCGGTATGAAGTGACGAGATAACGCCAAGTGTAACTATTGTTAAAAATAAGCGGATACCTTTATTTAGAGATGTTTTCGACATTGTAATTACATAAGCGTCTCAGTGTTTGAGAAGACATGAATTTTACAGAAAAAGTTCCTTAAGTGAGAGAAATTGACTATTGCGTTGTGAGAGTATAGAGACTCATGGCTCTGTTATGTAGCGTTTCTCTCTGTGCCTTTGTGCCTTTGTGTTTAGATAAATTATTCTTACCACAGAGGCACAGAGACACAAAGTTAAGAGCTTAATTCTAGACCCTAAGCTGCTACTGCCTGATTTAAGCGTGGTTTGTCTAAACCAATCTGATTTAGGAGTAACCAGGATTGGATTAAGTCGGGGCCATGCACGTCTCCGGTGAGGGCGACTCTGAGCGATCGCATCACTAAACCTTTCTTAACATTCTCAGCTTTCACTACTTGTTTAATGATGTCTTGAGCAATAGCCTCTGTGAGTTGCGGTTGATTGTCCAAGGCAGTGATAATTGCTGCTAGGACGGTTTTAGCACCGTTTTGTTGTAATTGTTGGCTACCCTCTGCACTCAATTCCACTGTCTCGGTAAAAAACATCTGACTCATCTCGACAGCATCTGTTAACCGAGTCAAGCTGGCGCTAATTAAATTAACCAACTGTTCTAACCAAGCACGTTCTCTTCCGCCATTAAATGAATATCCGGCTGCTTCCCAATAGGGAATGAGTAAGTCAGTCAGTTTGTCAACTGGGGTGTTGTGGAGATATTGACTGTTCAACCAATCTAATTTTGCCCAGTCAAATTTTGCTCCAGCTTTATTGACTCGATCAAAAGTAAATTCTTTGGCTGCTGTTTCTAAGGTAAATATTTCTTGAGTCGAGTCTGGCGGTGACCAACCCAACAAGGTCATGTAATTAACTAAACCGGCTGATGTAAAACCCATTTGCTTGAAGTCAGAAATGGATGTTACTCCATCCCGTTTAGATAATTTGCGTCCTTCGGCGTTTAAAATTAGGGGAGTATGGGCAAATTCTGGAATTTTTGCCCCAAAGGCTTCATATAACAAAATTTGCTTGGCTGTATTGGCGATGTGATCTTCTCCTCGGATGACATGACTAATTTGCATATCTATGTCATCAATCACTACGACAAAGTTATATAACGGTTGACCACTACCCGATTCTGAGGCTCTAGCAATGACCATATCACCGCCTAAGTCGCTACCACGCCAGACCATTTTGTCACGTACTAGGTCATTCCAGACAATTTCTCGGTCATCGTCAATTTTAAACCGGATGACAAAAGTACGCCCTTGGGCTTGGAATTCTGCTTCTTGTGCTGGGGTGAGGTGACGGTGACGATTATCGTAACGGGGAGCTTCGCCTCTGGCTTTTTGGGCTTCTCTTAAGGCTTCTAGTTCTTCTGAGGTAGTGTAGCAGCGATAAGCTAAACCTTGATCTAAAAGTTGTTGTACTGCTTTTTGATAAAGTTCAAGGCGTTGGGATTGATAAAAAGGCCCTTCATCCCAATTTAGCCCTAACCAACGCAATCCCGTCATAATATTTTCTGTGTATTCGGGACGCGATCGCTCTAAATCTGTGTCCTCAATTCGCAAGATAAATTTACCGCCGTGATGACGAGCAAATAACCAGTTAAATACAGCCGTTCTGGCTGTACCAATGTGTAAATTTCCCGTTGGACTAGGAGCAATGCGGACTCTAACAGTCACAATAGTTCTCTCTTTTGTAAAGCATGAATAAATTTAGCTTAATCTTTAAGCCTGTAAGCTAGTATTTTGTTGATGAAGACAAACACCAAGCTTGTTGCTAATCCCTTGTACACTTTTCATATACTACTCAGGACTCAGCACTTGTAAACTACAACTTATAACGGGACTGACGGGGCTCGAACCCGCAACTTCCGCCGTGACAGGGCGGTGCTCTAACCAATTGAACTACAGTCCCTCAATTGGCAACTTGTCTATTATGGCGAATTTAAAACTATTTGTCAACCCAGTAAGGAAGTTTTTGAGAATTTTTTTCCCAATTCAATTTCTTGAGATGCTCAACTGATTTATCAGCAGGGATGGGACTGTACTGACTGGGGATGTTTACAGGCTTGGCATTTTGGAAATTTTGAGTTCCTTGATACCCAGATATGTTCGCCAGTTCAGGCAAGGATTGAACACCAGTGTAAAATTTACCGTTGATTTCCCAAGTAGGAAATCCGGTGATTTTTGCGGCTTGGCATACCTCCGGCTGGGCATTTTTACCTTGAGGCGCGCATTCAATACGGTTAATCAGACCAAATGCTGGCTGACCGAACAAGTATACTTGTTCATAACAATGGCTACACCAGTAAGCGCCGTAAAGTTTAGCTTTGGTTTGTTGCAAATGTTGGGCTAAGGCTATTTCTGCTGTTCCTGAAGTGCTTTCTACCGTAATTACCCCTGATTGATTATTGTTGCTAATTTCTTGTGCTGGAGCAGAAGCACCAAGGGTGAGTGAAATAAGAGATATTGTGAACCAGTAGTGTAATTTTATTTGAGCAAGCATAGTGATGCTAACTGCTGATTTTTATGAATTAGTTAAATATTTTAACTTAATTTCCTGATTAATGATTCAAACTAGCTGATGCTACAGCTTGGGGTGTAAATGCTATCTGCTTTAAGAGCTGCGGTTGGATTTGTTGGTATTGTTGCTTGAGCAGTTGTTTACTCAGATGAGATTGAGATGTTAGGGGTAGTTTTTGGCTCTGTTCTACCCAAATTTTTAATTTTTGTCGTTGGCTAGGTTCAATATCACTGCTGAGAATGGTACTACAGGAATGGGGTGATTCTAAAGTAAAGCAAATCAGAGGATAGCTTTCATTATCAGCTAGGGATGATACTAGCTGGATGTTGGCGGAATTCTGCATATCTAGGTAGCAAGGTAGCCATCTTGGTTTAAGTTGTGGCGTATATAGGAGTGTTACCCACAACAGCATGGGATGGGGTGAGGTGACAAAGATAAATTTGTGATAAATCTTAGCAGTTAAACGCTGCTGAATTTCTCTCTTAGGTAACATTAGCCAGAGTGCGGCTACGATTTTTTGTCTAGTATTTAGCAATTGAGGAAAGACAATTTCTTGTTTGGGTTTATCTACAGGCCAAGCCAGTTTCATTAAGTCTTTTTCTAAAGTTAAAAGCAACTGAGAATTGAAGATGATTTTTGGTGTTGCTATGGATTTTAAATTAGTTGGTAAGCTCGCACAGTTGTCATGTTCAATACTTTCTAGAACCTGCAAAATTTCTCCGACACTTTGCGGGCGATCGCTGGCTTTTTTTTCTAGACAAGCCATAATTAAATCGTTGAGTTGGTGAGGAATTTTTAGCTGGGGTTTAATTTGGGCGATCGTTCGTGGTTGTTCAAAATGATGTGCTTTATACCAAGCTCCAAACAAATCTGTTTCTGGTTGCCAAGGTTTAGCTCCTGTGAGCATCTCAAACATCATCACACCCAAGCTATATATATCAGAACAACTATCTAATTTTTCTCCTTCTAATTGCTCTGGTGAACAATATGGTAAAGTTCCATGAAACCCTTTATTTGTACTCACAGTAACTGCATAATTTAAAAATTTGGCAATACCAAAATCGAGAATTTTGACTAACTGTCCTAATATAGGATCAGGCACAACTAATATATTGGCTGGCTTAATATCTCGATGTACTAAAGGGTAAATTTTCCCATCAACTTGAATTCCTTGATGGGCGCATTGTAAGCCTAAACAAATCTGGCGTGTCAAATGTACAAACTGAAGTAGAGATAAGGGAATTAAATCTTTTAAACTTTTACCGTTAAGGTATTCCATGACGTAAAAAGGTTTACCCCTATCGCTAACACCATAATCATAAGCACGCACAATATGTAGGCTTTTTTGACTAAGTGCAGCACTCATCAAAGCTTCACGGGCAAAGTCTTTTTGAATGTTAGAATTAGAGACAGTTTGGGTAAGAAATTTAATAGCTACAGGTATCTCTCCTAACAACATATCAGTGGCTAAAAAAACCTCACCCATTCCACCTATACCAATCAACCGCTTAAGTTGATAACGATTGGCAAGTAATCCCGTACTATGTGAAGACGCAAATGCACTTTGATTCACTTTGACAACCTCTGGTATCAATGCTATCGACACAAAATATCAAAAATTATTTCTGGTTTTTAAATATTTGCAAAACCCTCTTGAGTAATCTAGAAAACCAATGCTTAATTTCTAAATTGTCTTGAGGTTTATTGATTGCTAAGTTTTGCATAATTTCTAGTTTAATTTTTTCATATTCTGCCTTCAGCATACTTTTAGCGTTGTCCGATGAAACTAACTCAGATGATAGAGTATTTTGTGGTATTCTCAGCCAGTCTGTAAGCTGCTGACGTTGTTTAGCGGTAAGAGTTAAAGTAATGACACTGGCACAGTTATTTGGTGCTTCTATCGCAAAAAATAGTAGATGATAGTATCCTGTTTGTGCCAAAACACGCAATATTTTTTGACCATTATTTTCTGTTAAATCTATAAAATAAGATAACCATCTAACGAGAGATATCTGGCTATCACATAGGACTGTTACCCACAATATCATCGGATAAACGTCAATTTTATGAATAAATTCAATACTGTGATTTTTGTCTAAAAATTTCACTATTTCCTGTTTTGGTAACATAGCCCAAAAAGTTGGTATGGTTCCTTGTGTAGTATGCAGAAGATGAGGAAAGCCAATTAGAGAAACAGGTTTATTTTTAGGCCATTTTTTCTGCAAACATTCTTTTTCTGTAATCGAAGTAACAGGTACTAGTTGGACTGTAGGCAAGCTT
Coding sequences within it:
- a CDS encoding serine/threonine-protein kinase is translated as MNQSAFASSHSTGLLANRYQLKRLIGIGGMGEVFLATDMLLGEIPVAIKFLTQTVSNSNIQKDFAREALMSAALSQKSLHIVRAYDYGVSDRGKPFYVMEYLNGKSLKDLIPLSLLQFVHLTRQICLGLQCAHQGIQVDGKIYPLVHRDIKPANILVVPDPILGQLVKILDFGIAKFLNYAVTVSTNKGFHGTLPYCSPEQLEGEKLDSCSDIYSLGVMMFEMLTGAKPWQPETDLFGAWYKAHHFEQPRTIAQIKPQLKIPHQLNDLIMACLEKKASDRPQSVGEILQVLESIEHDNCASLPTNLKSIATPKIIFNSQLLLTLEKDLMKLAWPVDKPKQEIVFPQLLNTRQKIVAALWLMLPKREIQQRLTAKIYHKFIFVTSPHPMLLWVTLLYTPQLKPRWLPCYLDMQNSANIQLVSSLADNESYPLICFTLESPHSCSTILSSDIEPSQRQKLKIWVEQSQKLPLTSQSHLSKQLLKQQYQQIQPQLLKQIAFTPQAVASASLNH
- the gltX gene encoding glutamate--tRNA ligase encodes the protein MTVRVRIAPSPTGNLHIGTARTAVFNWLFARHHGGKFILRIEDTDLERSRPEYTENIMTGLRWLGLNWDEGPFYQSQRLELYQKAVQQLLDQGLAYRCYTTSEELEALREAQKARGEAPRYDNRHRHLTPAQEAEFQAQGRTFVIRFKIDDDREIVWNDLVRDKMVWRGSDLGGDMVIARASESGSGQPLYNFVVVIDDIDMQISHVIRGEDHIANTAKQILLYEAFGAKIPEFAHTPLILNAEGRKLSKRDGVTSISDFKQMGFTSAGLVNYMTLLGWSPPDSTQEIFTLETAAKEFTFDRVNKAGAKFDWAKLDWLNSQYLHNTPVDKLTDLLIPYWEAAGYSFNGGRERAWLEQLVNLISASLTRLTDAVEMSQMFFTETVELSAEGSQQLQQNGAKTVLAAIITALDNQPQLTEAIAQDIIKQVVKAENVKKGLVMRSLRVALTGDVHGPDLIQSWLLLNQIGLDKPRLNQAVAA